In the Arachis ipaensis cultivar K30076 chromosome B10, Araip1.1, whole genome shotgun sequence genome, one interval contains:
- the LOC107621794 gene encoding truncated transcription factor CAULIFLOWER A-like, which translates to MGRGKVELKQIENKISRQVTFSKRRTGLKKKAHEISLLCDAQLAFIIFNTRGKLSHFSSHSSVENILERYERHVNALKINGGESGSQENYALECLKLRSKVEVLERNIRNLAGNDLDSLSLRELQNLEHQLEASLKRIRVKKNNTMKESISLLHKKAKALQERNSTLTKEIKDKKTVVVEDPDCWVEQTLMQSPQISLPALTLGL; encoded by the exons ATGGGAAGAGGGAAGGTGGAGTTGAAGCAGATCGAGAACAAGATCAGCCGTCAAGTAACGTTCTCAAAACGGAGAACGGGGCTCAAGAAGAAAGCCCATGAAATCTCCCTTCTCTGTGATGCTCAACTTgcattcattatcttcaacaccAGAGGCAAACTCTCTCACTTTTCATCTCATTCCAG CGTGGAAAACATCCTTGAACGATATGAGAGACATGTTAATGCATTGAAAATCAATGGAGGTGAAAGTGGATCACAG GAAAACTATGCATTGGAATGTTTGAAGCTCAGGAGCAAAGTTGAAGTCTTAGAGAGAAATATAAG GAACTTGGCGGGAAATGATCTTGATTCATTGAGCCTGAGAGAGCTTCAGAATTTAGAGCATCAGCTTGAAGCATCTTTAAAGCGTATCAGAGTAAAAAAG AACAATACTATGAAAGAATCCATCTCGTTGCTGCATAAAAAG GCAAAGGCATTGCAGGAACGCAACAGCACGTTAACAAAAGAG ATTAAAGATAAGAAGACAGTGGTGGTTGAAGATCCAGACTGCTGGGTAGAACAAACCCTAATGCAATCTCCCCAAATATCACTTCCTGCTTTAACACTCGG ATTATAG
- the LOC107621357 gene encoding uncharacterized protein LOC107621357 — protein MDVDNDSDSEIDSESETNSYDDMDALLNDRFRDVVQAEGIKEGMNEDTKKFYDLIEEASKKLYPGCKGFSMLSFTIRLYLLKCQHGWSNTSFTSLLELLKEVVPNLNIPTSFNKTKTMVRDLGIDYNKIDACPNDCMLYWKEYENDTSCHECGASRWIVHPVVEADVLPSKKSHNIPVKTLRYFPLIPRLQRLFMCSAIAKSMRWHDKKCRKDDKLRHPADGQSWKDFDNRHKNFALDTRNVRLGLSSDRFNPYRTMSISHSTWPVVLMAYNLPPWMSMKQEYFMLSLLIPGPKSPGNDIDIYLQSLIEELKELWEVGVETYDASKNETFQMYAALMWTISDFSAYTMLSSWSTKGKLACPCCNHGTCSNYLKYSRKTCYMGHRAFLPEDHPWRANKRSFNGKVEHRQAPPLLSGTEALSQLEYVDNSFGN, from the coding sequence ATGGATGTTGATAACGATAGCGATAGTGAGATTGATAGTGAGAGTGAGACTAACTCGTATGACGACATGGATGCCTTGTTGAATGATAGATTTAGGGATGTGGTACAAGCGGAAGGGATAAAAGAAGGTATGAATGAAGATACAAAGAAATTCTATGACTTGATTGAAGAGGCTAGCAAAAAACTGTATCCCGGTTGCAAGGGATTTTCTATGTTGTCTTTCACCATCCGACTATACTTGTTAAAGTGTCAACATGGGTGGAGTAATACCTCTTTTACTTCTCTCTTGGAGTTGCTAAAAGAGGTTGTTCCTAACTTAAATATTCCTACTTCTTTTAATAAAACCAAGACTATGGTGAGAGACTTAGGTATTGACTATAATAAGATTGACGCATGCCCGAACGATTGCATGCTATATTGGAAAGAGTATGAGAATGACACATCTTGTCATGAATGTGGCGCTTCTCGTTGGATTGTACATCCTGTAGTTGAAGCTGATGTTTTGCCTTCAAAAAAATCTCACAATATTCCTGTGAAGACATTGCGATACTTTCCACTAATTCCTAGGCTTCAAAGACTATTCATGTGCTCAGCAATAGCTAAAAGCAtgaggtggcatgacaaaaaaTGCAGAAAAGATGACAAGTTAAGGCATCCCGCTGACGGCCAGTCATGGAAGGACTTTGACAATCGTCATAAAAATTTTGCTCTCGATACTCGTAATGTGAGACTTGGCTTGTCAAGTGACAGATTCAATCCATATCGAACCATGAGCATATCTCATAGCACATGGCCTGTTGTTTTAATGGCTTATAATTTGCCGCCATGGATGTCTATGAAACAGGAATACTTTATGTTATCGTTGTTAATCCCTGGACCAAAGTCACCAGGAAATGATATAGACATTTACTTGCAATCTTTGATCGAGGAGTTGAAGGAGTTGTGGGAGGTCGGGGTGGAAACATATGATGCATCAAAAAATGAAACCTTCCAAATGTATGCAGCTCTCATGTGGACAATAAGTGATTTTTCGGCTTACACAATGCTATCTAGTTGGAGTACAAAAGGGAAGCTAGCTTGCCCTTGTTGTAACCATGGGACTTGTTCTAATTATCTTAAATATAGTCGCAAGACATGCTACATGGGTCATCGTGCCTTTTTGCCTGAGGATCATCCATGGAGAGCTAACAAGAGATCTTTCAATGGAAAAGTAGAACATAGGCAAGCTCCACCATTATTGTCGGGTACTGAAGCTTTAAGTCAGTTGGAGTATGTGGATAATTCGTTTGGAAACTAA